Genomic window (Flavobacteriales bacterium):
CCTTTCCAGTACGCAATTGCCCGAGACCGAGCTCAGCGACGTGAGCATCAAGAACAAGCGTCATTACTACGTGCAGGCAGGATATGATTGGGCGATCGGGGGCAACAAGAAGTACACCCTCCAGCCCAGCGTGTTACTAAAGAGCGACGCCAACTCCACCCAGTTGGATGTCGGTGCTCTGTTCCTCTATGACAATATGGTATGGCTCGGTGTTGGCTATCGCACCGAGGATGCCATCGCCCCGATGATCGGCTACCAGTATAAATTCCCGAAGGGGGACAGCATGTTGCGTATAGGATACAGCTATGACGTGACAACCTCCGAACTGAAAAACTACAGCAGTGGCAGCCATGAAATAATGCTGAGCTACTGCTTCAAGATCGTGAAACCCGTGGTGAACGAGATCTACCATCACCCGCGTTTCTTGTAGGCGAGCGTAACAAAAGGACCAGATCGCCGTTGCATGTATGTCCAAGGAAATCCCGGCTTTCGGGGTGGAACAAAGGGAACCCTGCAAGGAACCTGGACAACATAGGAGCGGTATAACAAGGAAGACCATGGAACGACGTCCCATTCTCTATCTCTGCGGCATAGCCGTGCTGGCCAGTTGCGGGCAAGGCGGCCAAGGCCAGCTCATCGGTGTCCAGAACCGACCTTCTTGGTACCAAGTCGACCCTTATGGAATGAATTACATTCCCTTGGGCAGCTACACCATGGGGCCCAGCGACCAGGACGCTCCTTACGCACAGGTCGCGAAGTCCAAGACCGTCTCCATTCAGGCGTTCTACATGGACCAGACGGAGATCAGCAACAACGAGTACCGTCAGTTCGTCGAGTATGTGATCGATTCGACGGCAAAGCGGATCTTGGGCGACGAGGACATCGGCGAACAGGTGATCACGGAGGACGAGTTCGGTGAGGAGATCGACCCGCCGGTCATCAATTGGCGGGAGCGCATCTTATGGGATGGTGAGGAAGAGCGCGAGGCACTGGCCGACATGTTCTATCCGGAAAGTGAGCGCTTCTACCGCCGCAAGCAGATCGACACGCGCAAGTTGATGTTCGAATACTACTGGATCGACCTTAAGGAGGCCGCCCGGAAGGCAGGCAAAGACCTGGACCTCAGCTATACGGACGTGAAAGGAGGCAACAACGCCATCCGTGGGCATAGCGACAGGAGCAAGTTCATCATCAAGGAGATCATCAACGTGTACCCGGACACATTGTCTTGGGTGCATGACTTTACCTATTCGTACAATGAGCCGATGACCGAAAACTATTTCTGGCACCCGGCATACGACGATTATCCGGTGGTGGGCGTCACGTGGAGCCAAGCCAAGGCGTTCAATGTTTGGCGTACCCAGAACATGATGAACGCATGGCTGCAAAGCGACGGAGAGCCGTTCATCAACCACTTCCGACTGCCCACCGAGGCTGAATGGGAATATGCCGCACGAGGTGGCTTGGACCTTTCGCCCTTCCCTTGGGGCGGCCCGTATGTGCGCAACC
Coding sequences:
- a CDS encoding SUMF1/EgtB/PvdO family nonheme iron enzyme; this translates as MERRPILYLCGIAVLASCGQGGQGQLIGVQNRPSWYQVDPYGMNYIPLGSYTMGPSDQDAPYAQVAKSKTVSIQAFYMDQTEISNNEYRQFVEYVIDSTAKRILGDEDIGEQVITEDEFGEEIDPPVINWRERILWDGEEEREALADMFYPESERFYRRKQIDTRKLMFEYYWIDLKEAARKAGKDLDLSYTDVKGGNNAIRGHSDRSKFIIKEIINVYPDTLSWVHDFTYSYNEPMTENYFWHPAYDDYPVVGVTWSQAKAFNVWRTQNMMNAWLQSDGEPFINHFRLPTEAEWEYAARGGLDLSPFPWGGPYVRNRSGCFLANFKPLHGNYTDDGGFHTVPVDSYSANDYGLYNMSGNVAEWTSTAFDESVYDFDHDMNPEYSYDALANDPPSMKRKVVRGGSFKDVGLYIQTGTRAYEYQDTAKCYIGFRSALTYLGRGKAVSAEDL